Proteins co-encoded in one Stenotrophomonas maltophilia genomic window:
- a CDS encoding YiiD C-terminal domain-containing protein: protein MSVDALTSSLASLQDVLDCMPAVRAMQIRLDGYADGVLRITAPLAANVNDKGNAFGGSLASVLTLSGWALVSLRLRLAGHDAEVYVADSNLRYLAPVYEDLHAHAEAAEATGWDAFLNTFRQRRKARISIIATQPGADGRAAAEFSGRFVAFAKG from the coding sequence ATGTCCGTTGATGCCCTGACTTCCTCGTTGGCTTCCCTGCAGGACGTGCTGGACTGCATGCCGGCGGTGCGTGCCATGCAGATCCGCCTGGACGGCTACGCCGATGGCGTGCTGCGCATCACCGCGCCGCTGGCCGCCAACGTCAACGACAAGGGCAACGCCTTCGGCGGCAGCCTGGCCTCGGTGCTCACCCTGTCCGGCTGGGCCCTGGTCAGCCTGCGCCTGCGCCTGGCCGGCCATGACGCCGAGGTCTACGTGGCCGACAGCAACCTGCGCTACCTGGCGCCGGTGTACGAAGACCTGCATGCGCATGCCGAAGCGGCCGAAGCCACTGGCTGGGACGCCTTCCTGAACACCTTCCGCCAGCGCCGCAAGGCCCGCATCAGCATCATCGCCACCCAGCCCGGTGCCGACGGACGGGCCGCTGCCGAGTTCAGCGGTCGCTTCGTTGCCTTCGCCAAAGGTTAG
- a CDS encoding uroporphyrinogen-III synthase, translated as MQAMADHTIPTGAAGSDAGWTFISLRPQGQHAALRRAVAGLGGQLLALSPWRLQRLHGTPVLRQLQRALNCDRVVFTSPAAVAAAASLLPLADAQRSPWLTVGEGTARALQAQGVAEVHAPQRMDSEGLLALPVLAEVQGLRIGLVTAPGGRGLIAARLQAAGATIERADVYQRRLLRLSPRARTRLTHSAAPWVLAVSSGDALDHVWQQLSPALRQRLQAHARVVVASDRLGEQARGLGLQHVVRSAGPTAEQLVAAAHATLTGPAAT; from the coding sequence ATGCAGGCAATGGCCGACCATACGATACCCACTGGCGCCGCCGGTTCCGATGCGGGCTGGACCTTCATTTCACTGCGCCCGCAAGGGCAGCATGCGGCGCTGCGCCGCGCTGTTGCTGGGCTGGGCGGGCAGCTGCTGGCGCTGTCGCCCTGGCGGCTGCAGCGCCTGCATGGCACGCCCGTGCTGCGCCAGCTGCAACGCGCGCTGAACTGCGATCGGGTGGTGTTCACCAGTCCGGCCGCGGTAGCCGCCGCCGCCTCGCTGCTGCCCCTGGCCGATGCCCAGCGCAGCCCGTGGCTGACCGTGGGCGAGGGCACGGCGCGCGCGCTGCAGGCGCAGGGCGTGGCCGAGGTGCATGCACCGCAGCGGATGGACAGCGAAGGCTTGCTAGCGCTGCCGGTGCTGGCCGAGGTGCAGGGCCTGCGCATCGGCCTGGTCACCGCGCCCGGCGGACGTGGCCTGATTGCCGCCCGCTTGCAGGCCGCCGGTGCCACCATCGAGCGTGCCGATGTCTACCAGCGGCGCCTGCTGCGCCTGTCGCCGCGCGCGCGGACGCGATTGACGCATTCAGCCGCACCGTGGGTGCTGGCGGTAAGCAGTGGTGACGCGCTGGATCACGTCTGGCAGCAGCTTTCGCCGGCGTTGCGCCAGCGCCTGCAGGCCCACGCCCGCGTGGTGGTGGCCAGCGATCGGCTGGGCGAGCAGGCGCGCGGCCTTGGCCTGCAACATGTCGTGCGCAGCGCCGGGCCCACCGCTGAACAGTTGGTGGCGGCTGCACACGCCACGCTCACCGGCCCGGCAGCGACCTGA
- a CDS encoding uroporphyrinogen-III C-methyltransferase, with protein MNDTPPVAPPRRPLRWLLPLAGVVVLGAGGYAGWYLWQTQKDAQHAQAQTTAVQLQGLEATLDALRRDQRATSQRLQDAAATNRVLRDEMLGLSQRSALLEENLAKLADSANQGRQAVQRDEAELLLTQAAQRLNYADDVEGARRLYAQAATVLADLPDSEGLNLRQALVQERDALDALGAGPRVQSLQRLDALAKALQGLPSQISGDAAPRAGKLWWQATLAPFVDITPSRQNGPLTAAERRNADDALQLELTLARAAIERGDRAGRDTALQRVEHWAQRRWPDSPALRAQRAELKALRELPLQASNTVLGSTLQQLRTQTDRR; from the coding sequence ATGAACGACACACCGCCCGTTGCCCCACCCCGTCGACCCCTGCGCTGGCTGCTGCCGCTGGCCGGCGTGGTTGTGCTTGGCGCGGGCGGCTATGCCGGCTGGTACCTCTGGCAGACGCAAAAGGACGCCCAGCACGCGCAGGCACAGACCACCGCCGTGCAGCTGCAGGGCCTGGAGGCCACGCTGGATGCGCTGCGCCGCGACCAGCGCGCCACCAGCCAGCGCCTGCAGGATGCGGCGGCCACCAACCGGGTGCTGCGCGACGAGATGCTGGGGCTGTCGCAGCGCAGCGCGTTGCTGGAAGAAAACCTGGCCAAGCTGGCCGACAGTGCCAACCAGGGCCGGCAAGCGGTGCAGCGCGATGAGGCCGAGCTGCTGCTGACCCAGGCCGCGCAGCGCCTGAACTACGCCGACGATGTGGAGGGCGCGCGCCGCCTGTACGCGCAGGCCGCCACCGTGCTGGCCGATCTGCCCGACAGCGAGGGCCTGAACCTGCGCCAGGCACTGGTGCAGGAGCGCGACGCGCTGGATGCACTCGGTGCCGGCCCGCGGGTGCAGTCGCTGCAGCGCCTGGATGCGTTGGCCAAGGCGTTGCAGGGCCTGCCTTCACAGATCAGCGGCGATGCCGCGCCGCGCGCAGGCAAGCTGTGGTGGCAGGCCACGCTGGCGCCGTTCGTGGACATCACCCCGAGCCGCCAGAACGGCCCGTTGACGGCGGCCGAGCGACGCAATGCCGATGATGCGCTGCAGCTGGAACTGACCCTGGCGCGTGCGGCGATCGAGCGCGGCGACCGCGCTGGCCGCGATACCGCATTGCAGCGCGTGGAGCACTGGGCACAGCGGCGCTGGCCGGATTCACCGGCCCTGCGCGCGCAACGTGCTGAACTGAAGGCCTTGCGCGAGCTGCCGTTGCAGGCCAGCAACACCGTTCTTGGCAGCACCCTGCAGCAACTGCGCACCCAGACCGACCGGAGGTAA
- a CDS encoding heme biosynthesis HemY N-terminal domain-containing protein has translation MKPLQSLVVLLLAVAIGVVAAQWLGTDDLNRYGEVTLRYGGYDYHSNLPKVALLSVIGVLVLWLLWSLIAAPFRAWGRYRRKQGRVRLIDGLQAYEHGQWQRAEKLLDGAAKDPEVSAVALANAVRSAQARADGAAGDALLQRLGESDATLQALLRAEQLLARDLPVDAINALDVAAIQPLPPRGLWLRTEALARAGRAHEAYGQLGALRQSKVLPADANGELEARLAAQALLEAADVNALAAQWEATPKALRPTVDVVGAYASRAVALNWDEPALLALEHALDQRWDDELVALYGRLPAERLATRQANLARWRNVHDGSAALRLAQGRVALAQQQWEAADAFLHEAIAAGAGAPAWEALGELFAQRGEHALAAQCLANALRLQRGEDSVELVRGTEAPARATVEEQPLAAQPPVYDANEERDEFGNPRLP, from the coding sequence ATGAAACCCCTGCAATCCCTGGTCGTGCTGTTGCTGGCCGTGGCCATCGGCGTGGTGGCCGCGCAATGGCTCGGCACCGATGATCTGAACCGCTACGGCGAAGTGACCCTGCGCTATGGCGGCTATGACTACCACAGCAACCTGCCCAAGGTGGCGCTTCTGAGCGTGATCGGCGTGCTGGTGCTGTGGCTGCTGTGGAGCCTGATCGCGGCGCCGTTCCGCGCCTGGGGCCGCTACCGCCGCAAGCAGGGCCGGGTGCGCCTGATCGATGGCCTGCAGGCCTATGAGCATGGCCAGTGGCAGCGTGCGGAAAAGCTGCTGGACGGTGCCGCCAAGGACCCGGAAGTGAGTGCAGTGGCATTGGCCAATGCGGTGCGCAGTGCGCAGGCGCGTGCCGACGGTGCCGCGGGCGACGCATTGCTGCAGCGCCTGGGCGAAAGCGATGCCACGCTGCAGGCGCTGCTGCGTGCCGAACAGCTGCTGGCGCGCGATCTGCCGGTGGATGCGATCAACGCCCTGGACGTGGCGGCCATCCAGCCGCTGCCGCCGCGTGGGCTGTGGCTGCGCACCGAAGCGCTGGCCCGTGCCGGCCGTGCCCACGAGGCCTATGGGCAACTGGGCGCACTGCGCCAGAGCAAGGTGCTGCCGGCCGACGCCAACGGCGAGCTGGAAGCGCGCCTGGCTGCACAGGCCCTGCTGGAAGCGGCCGACGTCAACGCGCTGGCCGCACAGTGGGAGGCCACACCGAAGGCACTGCGGCCGACGGTGGACGTGGTGGGCGCCTATGCCAGCCGCGCGGTGGCCCTGAACTGGGATGAGCCGGCGCTGCTGGCGCTGGAACACGCGCTGGATCAGCGCTGGGACGACGAACTGGTGGCGTTGTACGGACGCCTGCCGGCCGAGCGCCTGGCCACCCGCCAGGCCAATCTGGCGCGCTGGCGCAACGTGCACGACGGCTCGGCGGCGCTGCGCCTGGCCCAGGGCCGGGTGGCGCTGGCCCAGCAGCAATGGGAGGCCGCCGATGCGTTCCTGCACGAGGCGATCGCCGCCGGCGCCGGTGCACCGGCATGGGAAGCGCTGGGCGAGCTGTTCGCACAGCGTGGCGAGCATGCGCTGGCCGCGCAGTGCCTGGCCAATGCGCTGCGCCTGCAGCGTGGCGAGGACAGTGTGGAACTGGTGCGCGGCACCGAAGCGCCGGCACGTGCGACGGTGGAAGAGCAACCGCTTGCCGCGCAGCCGCCGGTGTATGACGCCAACGAAGAGCGCGATGAATTCGGCAACCCGCGGTTGCCGTAA
- a CDS encoding acetyl-CoA C-acetyltransferase, translated as MPGISMPNARPVAILGGVRIPFCRQNTAYSDVGNLGMSVRTLGALVERFGLHGQQLGEVAMGAVIKHSSDWNLGREATLSSGLSPLTPGITLQRACGTSLDSIITVANKIALGQIESGIGGGSDTTSDVPIVYGKKLRARLLAANRAKSTGDKIRALTSGFKFSELKPEFPGVAEPRTGKSMGDHCEDMAKEWNISRDSQDEWAVSSHKKLAAAYERGFFNDLIAPFRGVERDNILRPDTSLEKLATLKPAFDKVSGRGTLTAANSTPLTDGAAAVLLASEEWARAHGHEPQAYLRDAHVSAVDFVHGEGLLMAPTVAVPEMLKRNGLTLQDFDIYEIHEAFAAQVLCTLRAWESEDYCRNRLGLDAPLGRIDPDKINLLGSSLATGHPFAATGARVIATAAKQLAERGGGRALVSICTAGGMGVVAIVER; from the coding sequence ATGCCAGGTATCTCCATGCCCAACGCTCGTCCCGTCGCCATCCTCGGTGGCGTCCGCATTCCGTTCTGCCGCCAGAACACCGCGTATTCGGATGTCGGCAACCTCGGCATGTCGGTCCGTACGCTGGGCGCGCTGGTCGAACGGTTCGGCCTGCATGGCCAGCAGCTCGGTGAAGTGGCGATGGGTGCGGTGATCAAGCACTCCAGCGACTGGAACCTGGGCCGCGAGGCCACGCTGTCTTCGGGCCTGTCGCCTTTGACCCCGGGCATCACCCTGCAGCGCGCCTGCGGTACCTCGCTGGACAGCATCATCACCGTGGCCAACAAGATCGCGCTGGGCCAGATCGAATCGGGCATCGGTGGTGGTTCGGATACCACCTCCGACGTGCCGATCGTGTACGGCAAGAAGCTGCGCGCGCGCCTGCTCGCGGCCAACCGCGCCAAGAGCACCGGCGACAAGATCCGCGCACTCACCTCCGGCTTCAAGTTCTCCGAGCTCAAGCCCGAGTTCCCCGGCGTGGCCGAACCGCGCACCGGCAAGAGCATGGGCGACCACTGCGAGGACATGGCCAAGGAATGGAACATCTCGCGCGATTCGCAGGACGAGTGGGCCGTCTCTTCGCACAAGAAGCTGGCCGCCGCCTATGAGCGTGGCTTCTTCAACGACCTGATCGCGCCGTTCCGCGGCGTCGAGCGTGACAACATCCTGCGCCCGGATACCTCGCTGGAAAAGCTGGCCACGCTGAAGCCGGCGTTCGACAAGGTCTCCGGCCGCGGCACGCTGACCGCTGCCAATTCCACCCCGCTCACCGACGGTGCCGCGGCGGTGCTGCTGGCCAGCGAGGAATGGGCGCGCGCGCACGGCCACGAACCGCAGGCCTACCTGCGCGACGCGCACGTGTCGGCGGTGGACTTCGTTCATGGCGAAGGCCTGCTGATGGCGCCGACCGTGGCCGTACCGGAGATGCTCAAGCGCAATGGCCTGACCCTGCAGGACTTCGACATCTACGAGATCCACGAAGCCTTCGCCGCGCAGGTGCTGTGCACCCTGCGTGCGTGGGAGAGCGAGGATTACTGCCGCAACCGCCTGGGCCTGGACGCACCGCTGGGCCGCATCGACCCGGACAAGATCAACCTGCTGGGCTCGTCGCTGGCCACCGGCCACCCGTTCGCCGCCACCGGCGCACGCGTGATCGCCACGGCGGCCAAGCAGCTGGCCGAACGCGGCGGTGGTCGCGCGCTGGTGTCGATCTGCACCGCCGGCGGCATGGGCGTGGTGGCGATCGTAGAACGCTGA
- a CDS encoding superoxide dismutase family protein produces MRLIHTSLFAAITALGLAACGQQPAAPQAETTPAAPAAEAPTEPAAAPAPAAAPAADASATAELAPTQGNEAKGSVTFKVVDGKVHVTGQISGLKPGSEHGFHIHEKGDCSAPDGMSAGGHFNPGKQDHGNVATDPHHGGDMPNIKADDKGVATIDGPVSSNVNIGKGDDFDIIGRGLIVHADADDYKTQPTGNAGARLACAVIQKAP; encoded by the coding sequence ATGCGTCTGATCCACACTTCGCTGTTTGCCGCCATCACCGCGCTGGGCCTGGCGGCCTGCGGCCAGCAGCCCGCCGCTCCGCAGGCGGAAACCACCCCGGCCGCCCCGGCCGCAGAGGCCCCCACCGAACCGGCGGCCGCACCGGCACCGGCTGCAGCGCCGGCCGCCGATGCTTCGGCCACTGCCGAGCTGGCACCGACCCAGGGCAACGAAGCCAAGGGCAGCGTCACCTTCAAGGTGGTTGACGGCAAGGTCCACGTGACCGGCCAGATCAGCGGCCTGAAGCCGGGCAGCGAGCACGGCTTCCACATCCACGAGAAGGGCGACTGCAGCGCGCCGGACGGCATGAGCGCCGGCGGCCACTTCAACCCGGGCAAGCAGGATCACGGCAACGTCGCCACCGATCCGCACCACGGCGGCGACATGCCCAACATCAAGGCCGACGACAAGGGCGTGGCCACCATCGATGGCCCGGTGTCGAGCAACGTCAACATCGGCAAGGGCGATGACTTCGACATCATCGGTCGCGGCCTGATCGTCCACGCCGATGCGGACGACTACAAGACCCAGCCGACCGGCAACGCCGGCGCGCGCCTGGCCTGCGCGGTGATCCAGAAGGCTCCGTAA
- a CDS encoding superoxide dismutase family protein — MRLSFAILPLSAAVLLSACGSAPKKTEPTPPPPTVVSAAKQAEANLSPASASIVSGRLALMAEPGGLHITGLIGGLQPMQQAGFHIHERGDCSAVDASSAGNHFNPGGAAHGRAGTGKHHLGDMDNLRADAQGRANVDIHLKGVTLGGGAATDIAGRALVVHANADDYRSQPAGNAGVRIACGVIRVVR, encoded by the coding sequence ATGCGTCTGTCCTTTGCCATCCTGCCGTTGTCCGCCGCCGTGCTGCTGTCTGCCTGTGGCAGCGCACCGAAGAAGACCGAACCCACCCCACCGCCGCCCACCGTGGTCAGCGCGGCCAAGCAGGCCGAGGCCAATCTGTCGCCGGCGTCGGCCAGCATTGTCAGCGGCCGCCTGGCGCTGATGGCCGAACCCGGTGGCCTGCACATCACCGGCCTGATTGGTGGCCTGCAGCCGATGCAGCAGGCGGGCTTCCACATCCATGAGCGCGGTGACTGCAGCGCGGTGGACGCCAGCAGCGCCGGCAACCACTTCAACCCCGGTGGCGCCGCGCATGGCCGCGCCGGTACCGGCAAGCATCACCTGGGCGACATGGACAACCTGCGTGCCGATGCCCAGGGCCGCGCCAACGTCGATATCCACCTCAAGGGGGTTACCCTTGGCGGAGGCGCCGCCACCGATATCGCCGGACGTGCACTGGTCGTGCATGCCAACGCCGACGACTATCGCAGCCAGCCCGCCGGCAATGCCGGCGTCCGCATTGCCTGTGGCGTGATCCGGGTTGTCCGCTGA
- the ntrC gene encoding nitrogen regulation protein NR(I) yields MSESSIAAQRIWVVDDDRAVRFVLCTALREAGYQVVDFDSAAPALKALNEGPPPALLFTDVRMPGDDGLVLLDKLKAALPQLPVVVMSAYTDVASTAGAFRGGAHEFLSKPFDLDDAVALAQRVLPAVAPALAAPTPAAEAHSDQPPQLVGDTPPMRALFRAIGRLAQAPLAVLITGETGTGKELVANALHRESPRAHGPFVALNTAAIPAELLESELFGHEAGAFTGAQRRHIGRFEQANGGTLFLDEIGDMPLPLQTRLLRVLAQGEFFRVGGRELIRVDVRVVAATHQDLEGLVAQGKFRADLLHRLDVVRLQLPPLRERREDIAQLASTFLAAAARKLDTPPKQLTAAALQALREHDWPGNVRELENVCWRMSALAAADTIGVADVDTALNRKRGRRSHAHAADPGQWEALLAEWARRQLAEGAEGLHAQVRERVDHALLEAALQITHGRRAEAAARLGLGRNTLTRKLGAGRRRGGH; encoded by the coding sequence ATGTCTGAATCTTCCATCGCCGCGCAGCGCATCTGGGTGGTCGACGACGACCGCGCGGTGCGCTTCGTGCTGTGCACCGCGCTGCGCGAGGCGGGCTATCAGGTCGTTGATTTCGACAGTGCTGCGCCCGCGCTGAAGGCTCTGAATGAAGGTCCGCCACCGGCGTTGCTTTTCACCGATGTGCGCATGCCTGGCGATGACGGCCTGGTGCTGCTGGACAAGCTCAAGGCCGCGCTGCCGCAGCTGCCGGTGGTGGTGATGTCGGCCTATACCGATGTGGCCAGCACCGCCGGTGCGTTCCGTGGGGGCGCGCATGAATTCCTGTCCAAACCGTTCGATCTGGACGATGCGGTGGCGCTGGCGCAGCGCGTGCTGCCAGCAGTGGCACCGGCACTGGCCGCGCCCACGCCCGCTGCGGAAGCGCACAGCGACCAGCCGCCGCAGCTGGTTGGCGATACGCCGCCGATGCGCGCGCTGTTCCGCGCCATCGGTCGCCTGGCACAGGCGCCGCTGGCGGTGCTGATCACCGGCGAGACCGGCACCGGCAAGGAGCTGGTGGCCAATGCGCTGCATCGCGAATCACCGCGTGCGCATGGGCCGTTCGTCGCACTCAATACTGCGGCGATTCCCGCTGAACTGCTGGAAAGCGAGCTGTTCGGCCACGAAGCCGGCGCCTTCACCGGTGCACAGCGCCGCCATATCGGCCGCTTCGAGCAGGCCAACGGCGGCACACTGTTCCTTGATGAGATCGGCGACATGCCGTTGCCGCTGCAGACCCGCCTGCTGCGCGTGCTCGCGCAGGGCGAGTTCTTCCGCGTCGGTGGCCGCGAGCTGATCCGCGTTGATGTGCGCGTGGTCGCGGCGACCCACCAGGACCTGGAAGGGCTGGTCGCGCAGGGAAAATTCCGCGCCGACCTGCTGCACCGCCTGGACGTGGTGCGCCTGCAGCTGCCACCGCTGCGCGAACGCCGCGAGGACATCGCGCAGCTGGCCAGCACCTTCCTGGCCGCGGCCGCGCGCAAGCTGGACACGCCACCGAAGCAGCTCACCGCCGCCGCTCTGCAGGCGCTGCGCGAGCACGACTGGCCGGGCAACGTGCGCGAGCTGGAGAACGTGTGCTGGCGGATGTCCGCGCTGGCCGCTGCCGACACCATCGGCGTGGCCGATGTCGATACCGCACTCAACCGCAAGCGCGGCCGCCGCAGCCACGCGCACGCGGCCGACCCCGGGCAGTGGGAAGCGCTGCTGGCCGAATGGGCACGCCGGCAGCTGGCCGAAGGCGCCGAAGGGCTGCACGCGCAGGTGCGCGAACGGGTCGACCATGCGCTGCTGGAGGCCGCACTGCAGATTACCCACGGCCGCCGCGCCGAAGCCGCTGCCCGCCTCGGCCTGGGTCGCAACACGCTCACCCGCAAGCTGGGCGCCGGGCGCCGTCGCGGGGGCCATTGA
- a CDS encoding two-component system sensor histidine kinase NtrB → MSDPAPPPSLDALGTPLAWAGADGCIAGCNPAFARWLGVSVRRLLGRPLAALEVQGEALAHFLARDERDSLRLNRLALAVPGEAPRFAEGWMSRRDDGGWLLEAHPVDEFPGLDPTQALPSALSAALKGLAHELRNPLAGLKGAAQLLARRAAQRDASERELIELIGSEIERLNGLLDQLLSPAPAAPHAELNIHAALERVLRLAENEAGWAVRLQRDYDPSIPEFHGDADRLTQAVWNLVRNAIQAGAGSITLRTRVEHGVRIAEQLHTLALRLEIADDGRGVPEELAEHLFLPLVSGRAEGTGLGLALAQQVAREHRGTLTYRSRPGHTVFTLLLPIGNGAAPAEETPRDV, encoded by the coding sequence ATGTCCGACCCCGCACCCCCGCCGTCCCTCGATGCCCTGGGCACGCCGCTGGCCTGGGCCGGGGCCGATGGCTGCATTGCCGGCTGCAATCCGGCCTTTGCCCGCTGGCTGGGTGTCAGTGTCCGGCGCCTGCTGGGCCGGCCGCTGGCCGCACTGGAAGTGCAGGGCGAGGCGCTGGCGCATTTCCTGGCCCGCGATGAGCGTGACAGCCTGCGCCTGAACCGGCTGGCGCTGGCGGTGCCCGGCGAGGCGCCGCGCTTCGCCGAGGGCTGGATGAGCCGCCGCGACGACGGTGGCTGGCTGCTGGAGGCGCACCCGGTCGATGAATTCCCCGGGCTCGACCCGACCCAGGCGCTGCCCAGCGCCCTCAGCGCGGCGCTGAAGGGGCTGGCCCACGAACTGCGCAATCCGCTGGCCGGGCTGAAGGGCGCGGCGCAGCTGCTGGCCCGGCGTGCCGCCCAGCGCGACGCCAGCGAACGCGAGCTGATCGAGCTGATCGGTTCGGAAATCGAGCGCCTCAACGGCCTGCTCGACCAGCTGCTGTCGCCGGCCCCGGCCGCGCCGCACGCCGAACTGAACATCCATGCCGCGCTGGAGCGCGTGCTGCGCCTGGCCGAGAACGAGGCGGGCTGGGCGGTACGCCTGCAGCGCGACTACGACCCCAGCATTCCCGAATTCCATGGCGATGCCGACCGCCTCACCCAGGCGGTGTGGAACCTGGTGCGCAATGCGATCCAGGCCGGCGCCGGCAGCATCACCCTGCGTACCCGCGTGGAGCATGGCGTGCGCATCGCCGAACAGCTGCACACGCTGGCCCTGCGCCTGGAGATTGCCGACGACGGCCGCGGCGTGCCCGAAGAACTGGCCGAACACCTGTTCCTGCCATTGGTGAGTGGCCGTGCCGAAGGCACCGGCCTGGGCCTGGCGCTGGCCCAGCAGGTGGCGCGCGAACATCGCGGCACGCTGACCTATCGTTCGCGCCCGGGCCATACCGTGTTCACTCTGCTGCTGCCGATCGGCAACGGCGCGGCACCGGCCGAGGAGACCCCGCGCGATGTCTGA
- the mltA gene encoding murein transglycosylase A has product MIDSATFFKRKHWTLLAAAVLAGCSTTAPRTGSEVPTAATPPAATYAKVAWNALPPVSDSDLQAGFVAWRSSCTRLNNDAIWARPCATALTVSDKDPAAIRQFLQRDLEVYALRAGGHQADGLITGYYEPIYPGSLTRTDKATVPVYGTPDDLVVVQLDSVYPELKGKRLRGRVEGKVLKPYDDAGTIAAKGAKAPVLAWLTDPMDLQLLQIQGSGRVRLGDGTQVRLAYAEQNGHPYRAIGRWLVDQGQLKKEDVTMDAIRAWARANPARVPELLRSNPSYVFFVRNPDSAEGPRGSLNVPLTAGYSVAVDRTVVPLGSLLWLSTTRPDGSPVVRPVAAQDTGGAIAGEVRADLYWGSGDAAGKLAGDMKQKGNLWMLWPKGVALPQ; this is encoded by the coding sequence ATGATCGATTCCGCCACCTTCTTCAAGCGCAAGCACTGGACCCTGTTGGCAGCGGCCGTGCTCGCCGGCTGCTCCACCACCGCTCCCCGCACCGGATCCGAAGTGCCGACGGCAGCCACACCGCCGGCGGCGACCTACGCCAAGGTCGCATGGAACGCACTGCCGCCGGTCTCCGACAGCGACCTGCAGGCCGGCTTCGTAGCCTGGCGCAGCAGCTGCACCCGGCTCAACAACGATGCGATCTGGGCCCGGCCATGCGCCACCGCCTTGACCGTGTCCGACAAGGACCCGGCTGCGATCCGCCAGTTCCTGCAGCGCGACCTCGAGGTCTACGCACTGCGCGCCGGCGGTCACCAGGCCGATGGGCTGATCACCGGCTACTACGAGCCGATCTACCCCGGCAGTCTTACCCGCACGGACAAGGCCACGGTGCCGGTGTACGGCACGCCGGATGACCTGGTCGTGGTACAGCTGGACAGCGTGTACCCGGAACTGAAGGGCAAGCGCCTGCGTGGACGCGTCGAGGGCAAGGTGCTCAAGCCCTATGACGACGCGGGCACCATCGCGGCCAAGGGCGCCAAGGCACCGGTGCTGGCCTGGCTGACCGACCCGATGGACCTGCAGCTGCTGCAGATCCAGGGCTCGGGCCGGGTGCGCCTGGGCGACGGCACGCAGGTGCGGCTGGCCTATGCCGAGCAGAACGGACACCCCTACCGCGCCATCGGCCGTTGGCTGGTCGACCAGGGCCAGCTGAAGAAGGAAGACGTCACCATGGACGCGATCCGCGCCTGGGCCCGGGCCAATCCTGCGCGGGTGCCGGAACTGCTGCGCAGCAACCCCAGCTACGTGTTCTTCGTGCGCAACCCGGACAGCGCGGAGGGCCCGCGCGGCTCGCTGAACGTGCCGCTCACCGCCGGCTACAGCGTGGCCGTGGACCGCACCGTGGTGCCGCTGGGCAGCCTGCTGTGGCTGTCCACCACGCGCCCGGACGGCAGCCCGGTGGTGCGCCCAGTGGCCGCGCAGGATACCGGCGGCGCCATTGCCGGCGAAGTGCGCGCGGACCTGTACTGGGGCAGCGGCGATGCCGCCGGCAAGCTGGCCGGTGACATGAAGCAGAAGGGCAACCTCTGGATGCTGTGGCCGAAGGGCGTGGCGTTGCCGCAGTAG
- a CDS encoding N-acetylmuramoyl-L-alanine amidase, whose amino-acid sequence MHPIRTSLMLSACLLLAACASTPPEARNPLATWVPSPNQNARTPVIIVLHHTEQTSVQQSLHTLRTANSGGRVSAHYLIGADGHRYQLVSDERRAWHAGAGRWGTITDLNSASIGIELDNDGRSPFAPAQIASLIVLLGDLSERLNIPPRQVIGHADLAPTRKQDPSRFFPWQQLAEAGFGVWPRAADGAAPEGFDAWAALARFGYPLDNRDATVAAFHRRFRGRDDLPTVLDAEDARILHSLLLQTP is encoded by the coding sequence ATGCACCCGATCCGCACGTCCCTGATGCTCTCGGCCTGCCTGCTGCTGGCGGCCTGCGCGTCCACGCCGCCGGAAGCCCGCAACCCGCTCGCCACCTGGGTGCCATCGCCCAACCAGAACGCGCGCACGCCGGTCATCATCGTCCTGCACCACACCGAGCAGACCTCGGTGCAGCAGAGCCTGCACACACTGCGCACTGCCAACAGCGGTGGTCGGGTCAGCGCGCACTACCTGATCGGTGCCGATGGCCATCGTTACCAGCTGGTCAGCGATGAGCGCCGCGCCTGGCATGCCGGCGCCGGGCGCTGGGGCACCATCACCGACCTCAACTCGGCCTCGATCGGCATCGAGCTGGACAACGATGGACGCAGCCCGTTCGCTCCGGCACAGATCGCATCGCTGATCGTGCTGCTGGGTGATCTCAGCGAGCGGTTGAACATCCCGCCGCGCCAGGTGATCGGCCATGCCGACCTGGCGCCAACACGCAAGCAGGACCCGAGCCGGTTCTTCCCATGGCAGCAGTTGGCCGAGGCCGGGTTTGGCGTGTGGCCGCGCGCCGCCGACGGAGCCGCGCCGGAAGGCTTCGATGCGTGGGCAGCGCTGGCCCGCTTCGGCTATCCGCTGGACAACCGCGACGCCACCGTGGCCGCGTTCCATCGCCGCTTCCGTGGCCGCGACGATCTGCCGACCGTGCTCGACGCCGAGGACGCCCGCATCCTGCATTCACTGTTGCTGCAGACCCCGTGA